One genomic segment of Brassica napus cultivar Da-Ae chromosome A3, Da-Ae, whole genome shotgun sequence includes these proteins:
- the LOC106359628 gene encoding uncharacterized protein LOC106359628, translated as MDELGLPSRMFASSCEPSGRKRVNNYFHLRWIDIVRQALEDEHLDLLNNSQFSRILQMGGHTFSVMFLHYLLSRQLVTVKKFELWWLYIGKPIRYAIQDFALVTGLDCGERSSLDGDANERGIGRGKGTPKAKTFVSIWDELFRGEEKPTVAWIMDRLVRGKKYKDPLTRLRLALLVLVEGILCPTCGTTNIRPELVSKLTNVDDFLKYPWGRESFLLSVRSTKSRTPMNYVQETMAIQGFSHAMVLVTITACLSIIIKNCGGDPLSDSALSTVDIITRVLERKLAVNLVTAKSVNQLGQAYVQSLVCTDVDGDLLNQSLGDKADASVANMVSLIEEDYPFEHNTWSGGVNADDVKQKKGPPRTSESSDDNVSSAAEKGNVPQGGGDSGMQSGDRRGQSSRQQGHEPHTGENIPLDIPTLLRRAA; from the exons ATGGACGAATTAGGCCTCCCAAGTAGAATGTTCGCGTCAAGTTGTGAGCCATCGGGTCGTAAACGTGTTAATAACTACTTCCACCTCCGGTGGATCGACATTGTGCGTCAAGCGTTAGAGGATGAGCATTTAGACTTGTTGAATAACTCACAGTTCTCAAGGATCTTGCAGATGGGAGGACATACCTTCTCTGTGATGTTCCTCCATTATCTTCTTTCCCGTCAGTTGGTGACTGTTAAAAAATTTGAACTATGGTGGCTTTATATTGGCAAGCCAATCCGTTATGCCATACAAGACTTTGCGCTAGTCACGGGTCTCGATTGTGGCGAAAGAAGTTCACTTGACGGCGACGCTAACGAAAGAGGTATTGGCAGAGGGAAAGGAACTCCTAAAGCGAAAACCTTTGTCTCCATATGGGATGAGCTGTTTCGTGGGGAGGAGAAGCCCACAGTTGCTTGGATTATGGATCGACTTGTCAGGGGGAAAAAGTACAAGGACCCGTTGACTCGTTTGCGACTTGCACTGTTGGTTTTGGTAGAAGGTATTTTGTGTCCTACTTGTGGGACAACAAACATCAGACCAGAGTTGGTGAGCAAGCTGACCAATGTAGACGACTTTCTGAAGTATCCATGGGGGAGGGAGTCTTTCTTACTAAGTGTGCGGAGTACAAAATCTCGAACACCTATGAATTATGTTCAGGAGACAATGGCGATTCAAGGATTTTCGCATGCGATGGTTTTGGTAACTATCACTGCTTGTCTCTCGATTATCATTAAGAACTGTGGTGGTGATCCCCTATCAGATTCAGCTCTGTCGACTGTGGATATCATCACGCGTGTTTTAGAGCGGAAGCTCGCAGTGAACCTGGTCACAGCCAAATCCGTCAATCAACTAGGCCAG GCTTACGTGCAATCCTTGGTATGTACGGATGTAGATGGTGATCTTCTAAATCAGAGTTTGGGAGACAAGGCAGATGCTTCTGTTGCCAACATGGTCTCTTTGATAGAGGAGGATTATCCATTTGAACATAACACCTGGTCCGGTGGTGTTAATGCTGATGATGTAAAGCAGAAGAAGGGTCCGCCTCGAACATCAGAATCTAGTGATGACAATGTTTCCTCCGCAGCGGAGAAGGGTAATGTGCCACAAGGGGGCGGGGATAGTGGTATGCAGAGTGGAGACCGGAGGGGGCAATCTAGCAGGCAACAGGGGCATGAACCTCATACGGGTGAGAACATCCCGCTAGACATCCCAACATTGCTTAGAAGGGCGGCATAA